One genomic window of Anguilla anguilla isolate fAngAng1 chromosome 13, fAngAng1.pri, whole genome shotgun sequence includes the following:
- the LOC118210662 gene encoding zinc finger protein 184-like isoform X1, producing the protein MSDYGAPQKNQSPSRSSVWFALNGAVGCTRPTRKSTLLVTSGTQRAPMAEVGEKADAKRAAAAAATTKVREAALALTASEPEKAFLKERPFPCTLCDKRFLSKSHFREHQRVHTGERPFPCGQCDRSFTTQHNLKRHLTIHEKEESYRCRRCGVLFCHVHKNASRAPPKPKHRRHPKAAGPPPGPLSSSKAAFAATHPASKKKAGQGPSPSDRAARVQRKGVEPGVVTLRRNAGGLQNKIAYDIEVVL; encoded by the exons ATGTCAGATTATGGAGCCCCTCAAAA GAACCAAAGTCCCTCTAGAAGTAGCGTGTGGTTTGCACTGAACGGGGCCGTGGGGTGCACTCGCCCAACGAGGAAAAGCACACTTCTTGTGA CTTCAGGAACACAGCGGGCACCGATGGCTGAGGTGGGCGAGAAAGCGGACGCGAagagagccgccgccgccgcggcgacgACCAAAGTGCGCGAGGCCGCGCTGGCCCTGACCGCGTCGGAGCCGGAGAAGGCCTTCCTGAAGGAGAGGCCCTTCCCCTGCACCCTGTGCGACAAGAGGTTCCTGAGCAAGAGCCACTTCAGGGAGCACCAGCGCGTCCACACCGGGGAGCGGCCCTTCCCTTGCGGGCAGTGCGACCGCTCCTTCACCACCCAGCACAACCTGAAGCGCCACCTGACCATCCACGAGAAGGAGGAGAGCTACCGCTGCCGCCGCTGCGGCGTGCTCTTCTGCCACGTGCACAAGAACGCCTCCAGGGCCCCGCCCAAACCCAAGCACCGCCGGCACCCCAAAGCCGCGGGGCCTCCCCCCGGCCCGCTGTCCTCCTCGAAGGCCGCCTTCGCGGCGACCCACCCCGCCTCCAAGAAGAAGGCCGGTCAGGGCCCCTCGCCCTCGGATCGGGCGGCGCGCGTGCAACGCAAGGGGGTGGAGCCTGGGGTGGTGACCTTGCGCAGGAATGCGGGGGGGCTGCAGAATAAAATTGCCTATGACATAGAAGTGGTGCTTTAA
- the LOC118210662 gene encoding zinc finger protein 467-like isoform X2, with product MAEVGEKADAKRAAAAAATTKVREAALALTASEPEKAFLKERPFPCTLCDKRFLSKSHFREHQRVHTGERPFPCGQCDRSFTTQHNLKRHLTIHEKEESYRCRRCGVLFCHVHKNASRAPPKPKHRRHPKAAGPPPGPLSSSKAAFAATHPASKKKAGQGPSPSDRAARVQRKGVEPGVVTLRRNAGGLQNKIAYDIEVVL from the coding sequence ATGGCTGAGGTGGGCGAGAAAGCGGACGCGAagagagccgccgccgccgcggcgacgACCAAAGTGCGCGAGGCCGCGCTGGCCCTGACCGCGTCGGAGCCGGAGAAGGCCTTCCTGAAGGAGAGGCCCTTCCCCTGCACCCTGTGCGACAAGAGGTTCCTGAGCAAGAGCCACTTCAGGGAGCACCAGCGCGTCCACACCGGGGAGCGGCCCTTCCCTTGCGGGCAGTGCGACCGCTCCTTCACCACCCAGCACAACCTGAAGCGCCACCTGACCATCCACGAGAAGGAGGAGAGCTACCGCTGCCGCCGCTGCGGCGTGCTCTTCTGCCACGTGCACAAGAACGCCTCCAGGGCCCCGCCCAAACCCAAGCACCGCCGGCACCCCAAAGCCGCGGGGCCTCCCCCCGGCCCGCTGTCCTCCTCGAAGGCCGCCTTCGCGGCGACCCACCCCGCCTCCAAGAAGAAGGCCGGTCAGGGCCCCTCGCCCTCGGATCGGGCGGCGCGCGTGCAACGCAAGGGGGTGGAGCCTGGGGTGGTGACCTTGCGCAGGAATGCGGGGGGGCTGCAGAATAAAATTGCCTATGACATAGAAGTGGTGCTTTAA